A region of the Gemmatimonadota bacterium genome:
CAGGGTCCAGGCGGAATGATGATGGGGGGGCGTCGCCGGATGATGATGGGTGACGACGAGCGAGCGCGGGATATTCGGGGAACTACCCGCCGTTTGCTGGGGTATATGAGACGCTACAAGGGGACTTTGATGGGGGTGGTGGGGTTGGTGGTGGTCACAACGGGGTTGGAGGTGGCAGGTCCGTATTTGATGGCGCGTGCGATTGATGAGTATATCGCCTATAGCGACTTGCCGGGCCTTTTCCAAATTGCCCTGTTGCTGGCGGGGGTGTATGTGGCTATGGCACTGACATCCTGGCTGCAGACGTTTATTATGGCACGGGTATCTCAAAGTTCTGTGCGGGATTTGCGACAGGATCTTTTTAACCGCTTGCAGATGCTTCCGCTGCGGTTCTTTGACCGGCGTGCCAGTGGTGATATCATGAGCCGTGTGACCAATGATGTGGATAATATCAGCAGTGTGTTGTCGGATAGCGTGACGCAGTTGATTAACAGCGTGTTGACCCTGGTGGGCGTGTCGGCCATGATGTTCTGGATGGATTGGCCTCTGGCGTTGATTAGTTTGCTCACCTTTCCGCTGATGACTTCTTTGACAGGGCAAGTCGCCAAACGCGCGCGTCGGGGGTTTCGCGAGCAGCAGGCGGCACTGGGTGCGCTCAATGGGATGATTGAGGAGACGATTGCTGCAGAGCAGGTGGTGAAAGCTTATGGACGCGAACAGGCGTCGATTGAGGCGTTTGAAAAGTTCAATAACAGATTGAAATATGCCGGTACACGCGCGCAGTTTTTCGGGACGTTGATGCCGCCTCTGACCTTTTTTGTGAACAATATGGGTCTGGTGATTGTGGCTTTTGCGGGTGGCTATATGGCGGTTCAGGGCGATGTGACAATCGGTGTGATTGCCGCTTTTATCAGCTATGTGCGGCAGTTTGGACGACCTTTGGGCCAGGTTGCCAATTTGTACAATTCGATACAGTCTGCACTGGCCGGGGCAGAGCGGGTTTTTGAGACTATTGACGAGTTTCCCGAAGCGCCCGATATGCCAGATGCGGTCGCGTTAGAACAGGTTCGGGGGGATGTGGTTTTCGATCGGGTGTGTTTTGGCTATGAAAAAGATGTGCCAGTGCTCAAAGAAGTGAGTTTGCACGCCAGGCCGGGGGAGAAGATTGCGCTGGTAGGACCGACGGGAGCGGGGAAGACGACCATTGTGAATTTGCTGACCCGGTTTTACGATATCGATAGCGGGGCGATTTATATCGACGGCCATGATATTCGGCAGGTGAAACGGGAAGCGTTGCGCCGGCAACTGGGTATTGTGTTGCAGGATACTTTTTTGCTGTCTGATACTGTGCGGGAAAATATCCTTTATGGAAGGCTCGATGCTTCGGATGAGGAGGTGGTTGATGCGGCTAAATTGGCCAATGCAGATCCCTTTATTCGCCGATTGCCCCAGGGCTATGATACGATGCTTTCGGAACGCGGCGGCAATTTGAGCCAGGGACAGCGACAGATGCTGGCCATTGCAAGAGCCGCGTTGGCCGATCCGTCGATTCTCATTTTAGATGAGGCGACATCCAGTGTGGATACGCGGACGGAAATGCGGATTCAACAAGCGCTTTTAAGGCTGATGGAGGGGCGAACGAGCTTTATTATTGCCCATCGGTTGAGCACGATTCGCAATGTGGATGAGATTCTGGTTATTGACGATGGGCAGATTATTGAACGCGGGTCGCATCGTGCGTTGCTGAAGGCGGAGGGGTTTTATCACAATTTGTATATGAG
Encoded here:
- a CDS encoding ABC transporter ATP-binding protein, with product MAEVDRQRDGEQQGPGGMMMGGRRRMMMGDDERARDIRGTTRRLLGYMRRYKGTLMGVVGLVVVTTGLEVAGPYLMARAIDEYIAYSDLPGLFQIALLLAGVYVAMALTSWLQTFIMARVSQSSVRDLRQDLFNRLQMLPLRFFDRRASGDIMSRVTNDVDNISSVLSDSVTQLINSVLTLVGVSAMMFWMDWPLALISLLTFPLMTSLTGQVAKRARRGFREQQAALGALNGMIEETIAAEQVVKAYGREQASIEAFEKFNNRLKYAGTRAQFFGTLMPPLTFFVNNMGLVIVAFAGGYMAVQGDVTIGVIAAFISYVRQFGRPLGQVANLYNSIQSALAGAERVFETIDEFPEAPDMPDAVALEQVRGDVVFDRVCFGYEKDVPVLKEVSLHARPGEKIALVGPTGAGKTTIVNLLTRFYDIDSGAIYIDGHDIRQVKREALRRQLGIVLQDTFLLSDTVRENILYGRLDASDEEVVDAAKLANADPFIRRLPQGYDTMLSERGGNLSQGQRQMLAIARAALADPSILILDEATSSVDTRTEMRIQQALLRLMEGRTSFIIAHRLSTIRNVDEILVIDDGQIIERGSHRALLKAEGFYHNLYMSQFKGEVTFV